The following are from one region of the Klebsiella aerogenes genome:
- a CDS encoding ABC transporter ATP-binding protein, translated as MKKEKAIISVQNVSQRFPGAKTTYLALDNVSFDIAEGETLTLIGHSGCGKSTLLNLIAGLSQPSDGVLLCDNKEITGPGPERGVVFQNHSLLPWLTAFENVALAVQQVFKGQMSKSEMHDWIMHNLELVHMEHAADKRPGAISGGMKQRVGIARALAMKPKVLLMDEPFGALDALTRAHLQDAVMDIQARLKTTILLITHDVDEAVLLSDRVMMMTNGPAAKVGEVLQVELPRPRSRLTLANDPLFHQYRQQVLHFLYEKHRAVA; from the coding sequence ATGAAAAAAGAGAAAGCCATTATCAGTGTCCAGAACGTCAGCCAGCGTTTCCCTGGGGCGAAAACGACGTACCTGGCACTGGATAACGTGAGTTTTGACATTGCGGAAGGTGAAACCCTCACCCTGATTGGTCACTCCGGCTGTGGGAAATCGACGTTGCTGAACCTGATTGCCGGACTGAGCCAACCATCGGACGGTGTGCTGCTGTGCGATAACAAAGAAATTACCGGACCGGGCCCCGAGCGCGGCGTTGTCTTCCAGAACCATTCGCTGCTGCCATGGTTAACCGCTTTTGAGAATGTCGCGTTAGCGGTTCAGCAGGTCTTTAAAGGCCAGATGAGCAAAAGCGAAATGCACGACTGGATTATGCACAACCTCGAACTGGTGCACATGGAGCATGCCGCCGATAAGCGCCCTGGCGCCATTTCAGGTGGGATGAAGCAACGGGTGGGCATTGCCCGCGCGTTGGCGATGAAACCCAAAGTGTTGCTCATGGACGAACCTTTTGGGGCGCTTGATGCCTTAACGCGTGCCCATCTTCAGGACGCCGTGATGGACATTCAGGCACGCCTGAAAACCACCATTTTGCTGATCACTCACGACGTTGACGAAGCCGTGCTGTTGTCTGATCGCGTGATGATGATGACCAACGGTCCCGCGGCGAAAGTCGGTGAAGTGTTACAGGTTGAACTGCCCCGACCGCGCAGTCGCCTGACGCTCGCGAACGATCCCCTGTTCCACCAGTACCGCCAGCAGGTGCTGCATTTTCTCTATGAAAAACACCGGGCCGTGGCCTGA
- a CDS encoding nitrate- and nitrite sensing domain-containing protein, whose protein sequence is MTLSAISFIQESKKSEIASLQQLLKLGELVGAVSQMIHVLQRERGTANIFLCSHGGIWKEQLSERALAVRNAEKAINQWFESHQLTSLNMANASRLFSRIALLLHSLSTLPPLRQHIFDLSISQPEAMNTYNEVIRTHLALVFETADISGDPSISRALLAMCSFMQGKELAGQERATAAAGFAARQFDESARQQLLSLIESQERCFQTFAEFTDPNSLALWQQQMNQDSSDFERFRRIACTQVKPNEASADIALRWFSVSSARIDGMKVVEDNLEDVLMASCRQRINEAQASLALQQQNIDQIPQPESHYTVLLPPQLSRSVLELVEQQSRQLQALDAELSRLRVLLAERKLVERAKGLLMQHHALTEPEAHKMLLAMAMNQNKKLSEIADAVLSVSTLLGGKRA, encoded by the coding sequence ATGACCCTTTCCGCTATCAGCTTCATTCAGGAGTCAAAAAAAAGCGAAATCGCCTCTTTGCAACAGCTGTTGAAGTTGGGCGAGTTAGTGGGTGCTGTCAGCCAAATGATTCACGTACTGCAACGAGAACGAGGTACCGCAAACATCTTTTTGTGTTCTCATGGCGGCATTTGGAAAGAACAACTGAGCGAGCGAGCCCTGGCGGTTCGAAACGCTGAGAAGGCGATCAATCAGTGGTTTGAATCTCATCAGTTGACCAGCCTGAACATGGCTAACGCCTCTCGTTTGTTCAGCCGCATCGCCTTACTTTTACACAGTCTCAGCACATTACCTCCGTTGCGTCAGCACATTTTTGACCTGAGTATCAGTCAGCCAGAAGCCATGAATACCTACAACGAGGTGATCCGCACCCACCTTGCACTAGTATTCGAAACGGCGGATATCTCCGGCGATCCGTCCATTTCTCGGGCCTTACTGGCGATGTGCAGCTTCATGCAGGGTAAAGAGCTGGCCGGGCAGGAACGGGCAACGGCTGCCGCTGGTTTTGCTGCGCGTCAGTTTGACGAGTCAGCGCGCCAACAACTTTTGAGCCTGATCGAAAGCCAGGAGCGTTGCTTTCAGACATTCGCGGAATTTACTGACCCCAACAGCCTGGCGTTGTGGCAGCAACAGATGAACCAGGATAGCAGCGATTTCGAACGTTTCAGGCGTATTGCCTGCACGCAGGTAAAGCCCAATGAAGCGTCGGCGGATATCGCACTCCGCTGGTTTAGCGTCTCTAGCGCGCGAATCGATGGCATGAAAGTGGTGGAGGATAACCTGGAAGATGTCCTGATGGCATCCTGCCGCCAACGTATCAATGAAGCGCAGGCATCTCTTGCACTTCAACAGCAGAATATCGACCAAATTCCGCAGCCCGAAAGTCATTACACCGTGCTGCTTCCTCCTCAGCTCAGCCGGTCTGTTCTTGAACTGGTCGAACAGCAATCCCGTCAGCTACAGGCTCTCGATGCCGAACTTTCCCGACTCCGTGTCCTGCTGGCCGAGCGCAAGCTGGTTGAGCGTGCAAAAGGCCTGCTGATGCAACATCACGCCTTAACAGAACCCGAGGCGCATAAAATGTTGCTTGCGATGGCGATGAACCAGAATAAGAAACTATCGGAAATCGCAGATGCGGTGCTTTCCGTATCTACTTTATTAGGAGGAAAGCGGGCGTAA
- a CDS encoding CmpA/NrtA family ABC transporter substrate-binding protein produces MTQNDKKTLGQLSRRRFLAGSAALGGSMLMSGFMNRVWAAGSDAPEKKEIRVGFIPLTDCSSVVMAAVKKFDEKYGIKIIPSKESSWASVRDKLVSGELDAAHALYGMLYGLQLGVSGPQHDMAMLMSLNNNGQAITLSNQLKQAGVTDTASLKKAADASDKGTYTFAQTFPTGTHAMWLYYWLAHVGIHPFNDVRNVVVPPPQMVMNMKIGNMSGFCVGEPWNQRAIQDGIGFTAATSQEIWPDHPEKILGTTSAWVSANPNAARALTAAVLDASRWIDTSDANRIETAQVVAARAYINTSVATIQGRMLGNYENGLGKKWKDSHSMRFFNDGAVNYPWLSDGMWFLTQHKRWGLLDKDPDYLGIAKKINRIDVYKQAATAVGGINLPSSDMRSSTFIDGKVWDGSAPAEYANSFAMKR; encoded by the coding sequence ATGACGCAAAACGACAAAAAAACTCTGGGGCAACTCTCCCGCCGCCGCTTTCTTGCGGGAAGTGCGGCACTCGGCGGCAGCATGTTGATGTCAGGCTTCATGAACAGAGTCTGGGCTGCCGGCTCCGATGCGCCAGAAAAGAAAGAGATCCGTGTCGGATTCATTCCTCTGACGGACTGTTCTTCGGTGGTGATGGCGGCGGTAAAGAAATTTGACGAGAAGTACGGCATTAAGATCATCCCAAGCAAAGAGTCGAGTTGGGCTTCGGTGCGCGACAAACTGGTATCCGGTGAGCTGGACGCCGCGCATGCCTTGTACGGCATGCTGTATGGCTTGCAGCTTGGCGTTTCCGGCCCGCAGCATGATATGGCGATGTTGATGTCGCTCAACAATAACGGGCAGGCGATCACGCTTTCCAACCAGTTAAAACAGGCGGGCGTTACGGATACGGCATCGCTAAAAAAAGCGGCTGATGCCAGCGATAAAGGCACGTATACCTTCGCCCAAACGTTCCCGACCGGCACGCACGCCATGTGGCTTTATTACTGGCTGGCACATGTCGGTATCCACCCCTTCAACGACGTGCGCAATGTTGTCGTCCCCCCACCGCAGATGGTGATGAACATGAAAATCGGCAATATGAGCGGGTTTTGTGTCGGGGAACCCTGGAATCAGCGGGCCATTCAGGACGGCATTGGATTCACGGCAGCTACGTCGCAGGAGATTTGGCCGGATCATCCGGAGAAAATTCTCGGCACCACGTCCGCCTGGGTCTCTGCAAACCCGAATGCGGCTCGCGCACTCACCGCCGCGGTACTCGACGCTTCCCGCTGGATAGACACCTCCGACGCCAATCGTATTGAAACCGCTCAGGTCGTTGCGGCGCGAGCCTACATCAACACCTCGGTAGCGACGATTCAGGGCCGCATGCTCGGTAATTACGAAAATGGTCTGGGTAAAAAATGGAAAGATAGCCACAGCATGCGCTTCTTCAATGATGGCGCCGTCAATTACCCCTGGCTCTCCGATGGTATGTGGTTCCTGACTCAACACAAGCGCTGGGGGCTGCTCGACAAAGACCCCGACTATCTCGGCATTGCCAAAAAAATTAACCGTATTGACGTCTATAAACAGGCCGCTACGGCGGTCGGAGGCATCAACTTACCTTCCAGCGATATGCGCAGCAGTACCTTCATCGACGGCAAAGTCTGGGATGGCAGCGCCCCTGCTGAATATGCCAACAGTTTTGCAATGAAACGCTAA
- the nirB gene encoding nitrite reductase large subunit NirB → MAKPTLIVIGNGMAGVRLVEHLCEFAPDRYRMLIIGNENYGAYNRIQLTPVLSGEKDFEQIITHDAQWYEHHNITLMTGVTVTTIDRHARTVTAAGQIYQYDHLVIATGSRPFLPSLPGMELPGIQGFRTQQDVENILRDTYSDQPVVVIGGGVLGVEAAAALAQRGMQVTLLHRGPHLMDQQLDEQAGDLLYDRLSLRGINVILQAETASFAPDTAGNIRAVNLHDGREIPAERVVIAVGVRPEIGLAKQAGLSCDRGILVDNQLQTSDPQISAIGECCQLGDLTFGLVAPCWQQAKTLASRLAGIDSTSTFERQNVPLRLKVTGIDLFCAGELNGDDDAQIHTTFDPFDGHYRRLVLRDNQVKGVLLWGDISDGPDYLFHISHPTTLQAPLSVFSPAHEPETSGLPFNQSEPLPVAVTRSHSMSKPVLVMAGHGMVGHHFLQQLVERELHLRYQVIVFAEEATPAYDRVHLSEYFAGRSAESLSMVETGFFESTGIELRLGHRIGHIDTKHRYVVDHQGRQTAYDVLVLATGSYPFVPPIPGNDAPGCLVYRTLDDLDAIQACAAKGKIGVVVGGGLLGLEAANALKQLGLDTHVVEFSPRLMGVQLDEGGAAMLRRKIEALDVKVHTGKETQAIVAGEQCQYRMAFADGSHLETDLVLFSAGIRPRDQLARGCGLDVGPRGGIVINDVCQTSDPAIYAIGECALWNGQIFGLVAPGYQMARTLADTLTGSEVAFKGADMSTKLKLLGVEVASVGDAHGRTPGCQSYSWVDGPAEVYKKIVVSQDRKRLLGAVLVGDSAEYSTLLQMMLNDMPLPAKPETLILPASSGTDKPALGIAALPDSAQICSCHNVSKGDICDAVKNNCHDMAAIKTCTKAATGCGGCSALTKQVMEYALSDMGVEVKKDICEHFAWSRQELYHLVRIGNIRTFEALIEKHGHGSGCEICKPLVGSILASCWNEYLLKPQHLPLQDTNDRYFANIQKDGTYSVVPRVPAGEITPEGLIAIGEIARHYRLYTKITGGQRIDLFGARLEQLPDIWQQLVDAGFETGHAYGKSLRTVKSCVGSSWCRYGVQDSTSLALQLEHRYKGLRSPHKIKMAVSGCTRECAEAQSKDVGVIATDKGWNLYVCGNGGMKPRHADLFAQDMSTEDVIRTVDRFLMFYIRTADRLQRTSTWMDNLEGGLDYLRQVILEDSLHIADELDREMEAVVATYQCEWQTTLSSPDRLALFKPFVNSEVPDEGVMMVEERQQQRPATHQERSMLPAPEVENTPESVDGWVEVCRLSAIPANAGMAARLANQQIALFHLPDHPQQVFALSNHEPDSDANVLARGLVGDVKGEPVVISPLYKQRFRLQDGQSLDHSPVALRTWEVKVEEGRVWVQACVQGIAPVKIIETVSL, encoded by the coding sequence ATGGCTAAACCGACACTGATCGTTATTGGCAATGGCATGGCTGGGGTACGGCTGGTTGAGCATCTCTGCGAGTTCGCGCCAGACCGCTATCGCATGCTGATCATCGGCAATGAAAACTACGGCGCCTACAACCGTATACAGCTCACGCCCGTCCTCTCCGGTGAGAAAGACTTTGAGCAAATCATAACGCACGATGCGCAGTGGTACGAACATCACAACATCACATTAATGACTGGCGTGACAGTGACGACAATCGATCGCCACGCGCGTACCGTGACGGCCGCCGGGCAGATCTATCAGTACGACCATCTGGTGATAGCAACCGGCTCGCGCCCTTTTCTTCCGTCGTTGCCCGGCATGGAATTACCCGGTATTCAGGGATTCCGGACTCAGCAGGATGTAGAAAACATACTTCGGGACACGTACAGCGATCAGCCAGTGGTGGTTATCGGCGGTGGTGTATTGGGTGTGGAAGCGGCCGCGGCGTTGGCCCAGCGAGGAATGCAGGTCACCCTGCTGCATCGTGGCCCGCATTTGATGGATCAGCAGCTTGATGAACAGGCCGGAGACCTGCTGTACGACAGGCTCTCTTTGCGCGGGATTAACGTCATTTTGCAGGCTGAAACGGCGTCATTCGCTCCTGATACAGCGGGAAACATCCGTGCGGTAAACCTGCATGATGGACGTGAAATACCGGCTGAACGCGTAGTCATCGCCGTGGGCGTGCGACCGGAAATCGGACTGGCTAAACAGGCCGGATTGTCATGCGACCGCGGCATCCTGGTGGACAATCAACTGCAAACGTCCGACCCGCAGATATCGGCCATCGGTGAATGCTGTCAGTTGGGTGATCTCACTTTTGGCCTGGTGGCGCCTTGCTGGCAACAGGCTAAAACGCTGGCCTCACGGCTGGCGGGTATCGATAGCACCTCAACGTTTGAGCGACAGAATGTGCCGCTACGCCTCAAAGTCACGGGTATCGATCTGTTTTGTGCCGGTGAACTGAATGGCGACGATGACGCGCAAATCCACACCACCTTTGACCCGTTTGACGGGCATTACCGTCGTCTGGTGCTTCGCGACAACCAGGTGAAGGGGGTACTTCTGTGGGGCGATATCAGCGATGGCCCGGATTACCTCTTTCACATTAGCCATCCCACAACTCTGCAGGCGCCCCTCAGTGTCTTCAGTCCCGCTCATGAGCCAGAGACCTCCGGCTTACCGTTCAATCAATCAGAACCGTTGCCCGTCGCGGTAACGAGGAGTCATTCAATGTCGAAACCTGTACTGGTTATGGCCGGACACGGCATGGTGGGCCACCATTTTTTACAACAACTGGTGGAGCGCGAACTGCACCTGCGCTATCAGGTGATTGTTTTTGCTGAAGAGGCAACGCCTGCCTACGACCGTGTTCACTTATCCGAATACTTTGCCGGCAGAAGCGCGGAATCCCTCTCGATGGTTGAAACAGGATTCTTTGAATCCACCGGCATTGAGCTACGCCTGGGGCACCGCATCGGGCACATTGACACGAAGCATCGCTATGTCGTCGACCATCAAGGACGACAGACGGCCTACGATGTGTTAGTGCTGGCGACAGGCTCCTACCCGTTTGTGCCACCCATTCCCGGGAATGATGCGCCAGGTTGCCTGGTCTATCGCACGCTTGATGATTTGGATGCCATACAGGCCTGTGCGGCGAAAGGGAAAATCGGTGTGGTCGTGGGCGGAGGACTGTTGGGGCTGGAAGCGGCAAACGCGCTGAAACAGCTTGGGCTGGACACCCACGTGGTGGAATTTTCGCCACGGCTGATGGGGGTTCAGCTCGATGAAGGTGGCGCGGCCATGCTGCGTCGTAAAATTGAAGCGCTGGACGTGAAGGTGCATACGGGGAAGGAAACGCAGGCCATCGTCGCGGGCGAACAGTGCCAGTACCGCATGGCGTTTGCCGATGGCAGCCATTTGGAAACCGACCTGGTGCTGTTCTCTGCCGGTATCCGCCCGCGCGATCAGCTGGCCAGAGGGTGCGGACTGGATGTGGGCCCGCGTGGCGGCATTGTCATCAACGATGTGTGCCAGACGTCCGACCCCGCCATCTATGCCATAGGAGAATGCGCGCTGTGGAACGGTCAAATTTTCGGTCTGGTCGCGCCGGGTTATCAGATGGCCCGCACGCTGGCGGATACTCTGACGGGCAGCGAAGTGGCGTTTAAAGGTGCTGACATGAGCACCAAACTTAAACTGCTGGGCGTCGAGGTGGCCTCTGTCGGCGATGCGCATGGTCGTACGCCCGGCTGTCAGAGTTACAGCTGGGTCGACGGCCCGGCAGAAGTGTATAAGAAAATCGTGGTATCACAGGACCGTAAACGCCTGCTCGGCGCGGTACTGGTCGGAGACAGCGCGGAATACAGTACCCTGCTGCAGATGATGCTCAACGATATGCCGTTACCGGCCAAACCTGAAACCCTGATTTTACCTGCCAGTTCAGGCACAGATAAGCCGGCGCTGGGCATAGCCGCTCTACCGGACAGTGCGCAAATCTGTTCCTGTCACAACGTCAGCAAAGGCGATATCTGTGATGCGGTGAAGAATAATTGCCATGACATGGCTGCGATAAAAACCTGCACCAAAGCCGCGACAGGCTGTGGAGGCTGCTCCGCACTGACTAAGCAAGTGATGGAGTACGCGCTGTCCGATATGGGTGTTGAGGTGAAAAAAGATATCTGTGAACATTTTGCCTGGTCGCGCCAGGAACTTTATCACCTGGTCCGGATTGGCAATATTCGCACCTTCGAGGCGCTAATTGAAAAGCACGGCCACGGTAGCGGCTGTGAAATCTGCAAACCGCTGGTGGGTTCGATTTTGGCATCCTGCTGGAACGAGTACCTGTTAAAACCGCAGCATCTGCCGCTGCAGGACACCAACGATCGTTATTTTGCCAACATTCAGAAGGATGGCACCTACTCCGTCGTCCCGCGCGTTCCGGCGGGCGAGATAACGCCAGAAGGGCTTATCGCGATCGGCGAGATCGCCAGGCATTACCGTCTCTATACCAAAATAACCGGCGGGCAGCGCATCGACTTATTCGGCGCGCGCCTGGAACAACTTCCGGACATCTGGCAACAGTTGGTCGATGCCGGTTTTGAAACCGGTCATGCCTATGGTAAATCCCTGCGTACGGTGAAATCCTGCGTCGGATCGAGCTGGTGTCGCTACGGCGTACAGGACTCTACCTCGCTCGCACTGCAGTTAGAGCACCGCTACAAAGGGCTCCGTTCACCTCACAAAATTAAAATGGCCGTATCGGGCTGTACTCGTGAGTGCGCAGAAGCCCAAAGCAAAGATGTCGGGGTGATTGCAACGGATAAGGGCTGGAATCTGTATGTCTGCGGAAACGGAGGCATGAAGCCCCGTCATGCTGATTTGTTTGCGCAGGACATGAGTACCGAGGATGTCATTCGTACGGTTGACCGTTTCCTGATGTTCTATATCCGCACGGCTGACCGACTACAGCGCACCAGCACCTGGATGGATAATCTCGAAGGCGGTCTGGACTACCTGCGCCAGGTCATACTGGAGGACAGCCTGCATATCGCGGATGAACTGGATCGTGAAATGGAGGCGGTGGTTGCGACCTATCAGTGCGAATGGCAGACAACGCTGTCATCTCCGGATCGCCTGGCGCTGTTCAAGCCGTTTGTAAACAGTGAAGTGCCAGACGAAGGGGTGATGATGGTGGAGGAGCGTCAGCAACAACGTCCTGCAACACATCAGGAGCGCAGCATGCTGCCTGCCCCTGAAGTGGAAAATACGCCGGAGTCGGTGGACGGCTGGGTTGAGGTGTGCCGCTTGAGCGCCATCCCGGCGAATGCGGGAATGGCGGCGCGGCTGGCGAACCAGCAGATTGCCCTCTTCCATCTACCCGACCACCCACAGCAGGTTTTTGCGTTAAGCAATCATGAGCCTGACAGCGACGCCAATGTGTTAGCGCGCGGGTTAGTGGGGGATGTCAAAGGCGAGCCGGTCGTGATTTCACCGCTCTATAAACAGCGTTTTCGCCTGCAGGATGGCCAGAGCCTGGATCATTCACCGGTTGCCCTGCGAACCTGGGAAGTGAAAGTGGAAGAAGGCCGCGTCTGGGTGCAGGCATGCGTGCAGGGCATCGCACCTGTCAAAATCATTGAGACAGTCAGCCTATGA
- the ntrB gene encoding nitrate ABC transporter permease codes for MSMNLKTNAVSLTEPVRVRAEIVTIKNPTPLAKPDALITRLRASARRLLQKMIPALFGALVLLVVWQIAAMNSKGFPTPMKTWEAAKLIFADPFYIDGPNDMGIGWNILASLKRVAIGFGLAALLGIPAGFLIGRFSFINSMFNPIISLLRPVSPLAWLPIGLLLFQRAEPASSWTIFICSIWPMILNTAEGVMRIPQDYLNVARVLKLSEFTVIRKILFPAVLPYILTGVRLSIGIAWLVIVAAEMLTGGVGIGFWIWNEWNNLNVENIIIAILLIGAVGMLLEQGLMAVARRLSDDNHPGA; via the coding sequence ATGTCTATGAATTTGAAAACCAATGCGGTGAGCCTGACGGAGCCTGTGCGGGTCAGAGCAGAGATTGTCACGATCAAAAACCCGACTCCGCTTGCCAAACCTGATGCACTTATTACCCGGCTTCGCGCGAGCGCTCGTCGCCTGCTGCAAAAAATGATCCCCGCCCTTTTCGGGGCTCTCGTTTTGCTGGTCGTCTGGCAGATTGCGGCGATGAACAGCAAAGGCTTTCCAACACCGATGAAAACCTGGGAGGCGGCGAAACTTATCTTTGCCGATCCGTTTTACATCGACGGGCCAAACGACATGGGGATTGGCTGGAACATCCTGGCATCACTCAAACGCGTTGCGATAGGTTTTGGGCTGGCGGCCTTGCTGGGGATCCCCGCAGGGTTTCTGATTGGCCGTTTCAGCTTTATTAACAGTATGTTCAATCCGATTATCTCGTTGCTGCGTCCGGTCAGCCCGCTTGCGTGGCTTCCTATCGGTCTGCTGCTGTTCCAGCGTGCGGAACCCGCTTCGTCATGGACCATCTTCATTTGTTCTATCTGGCCGATGATCCTCAATACCGCAGAAGGCGTGATGCGCATTCCGCAGGACTATCTCAACGTTGCGCGCGTCCTGAAACTCAGTGAGTTCACAGTGATACGCAAGATCCTGTTTCCCGCAGTTCTGCCCTACATCCTGACCGGTGTTCGGTTATCTATTGGCATTGCATGGCTGGTCATTGTCGCAGCAGAAATGCTGACCGGCGGCGTGGGGATTGGTTTTTGGATCTGGAATGAATGGAACAACCTCAACGTGGAAAACATCATCATCGCTATTTTGCTGATTGGTGCCGTAGGGATGCTACTTGAGCAAGGGCTGATGGCCGTTGCCCGCCGATTAAGTGACGACAACCACCCTGGAGCCTGA
- a CDS encoding GNAT family N-acetyltransferase translates to MDFQITHQVTEYDKEELLTGLRSYNAQFVDFSKNGQLGVYCRNESGEMVGGLIADRKGPWLCIDYLWVSESARSSGLGSKLMDMAEKEGLRKGCIHGLVDTFSFQALPFYEKQGYILQMSLPDFPKVGSQRHYLIKPNL, encoded by the coding sequence ATGGACTTTCAAATCACACATCAAGTTACTGAATATGATAAAGAAGAACTATTAACCGGATTAAGAAGCTACAATGCTCAGTTCGTCGATTTTAGTAAAAATGGGCAGCTTGGGGTCTACTGCAGAAACGAAAGCGGTGAAATGGTAGGCGGATTAATTGCTGACAGAAAAGGTCCGTGGCTCTGCATCGACTATCTTTGGGTAAGTGAATCTGCAAGGAGCAGCGGTTTGGGTAGCAAACTTATGGATATGGCTGAAAAAGAAGGTTTGCGGAAAGGGTGTATTCATGGACTTGTAGATACCTTTAGCTTCCAGGCTCTCCCTTTTTATGAAAAACAGGGTTATATACTTCAAATGTCGCTACCGGACTTTCCTAAAGTAGGTTCACAAAGGCATTATTTAATTAAACCTAATTTATAG
- the gap gene encoding type I glyceraldehyde-3-phosphate dehydrogenase yields MVKVGINGFGRIGRNVLRAALGNPDIQIVAINDLTDSKTLAHLLKYDSLLGKLDANVTAGEGQLVVDGKPITVFSERDPATIPWRQSEVDIVIEATGFFTDRDKAAVHIRSGGAKRVIISAPGKNEDLTIVMGVNDGLYSPDKHYVVSNGSCTTNGLAPAAQVLHQHFGIKHGLMNTTHAYTNSQALHDQPEKDLRGARAAALSIVPYSSGAAKALGKVIPELDGRLTGYSLRVPVPVVSIVDLTVTLERDVTAEEVNHAFREAAATGPLKGILGYSDEPLVSSDYQGDPRSSIIDGLSTLVIGGNMVKILAWYDNEWGFSNRLVDLALLMARREG; encoded by the coding sequence ATGGTAAAGGTCGGTATTAACGGTTTTGGTCGTATCGGGCGCAACGTACTGCGTGCCGCACTGGGTAACCCGGATATTCAGATTGTGGCCATTAACGATCTGACAGACAGTAAAACGCTGGCGCATCTGCTGAAATACGACTCGCTGCTCGGTAAACTCGACGCCAATGTCACTGCTGGTGAAGGGCAACTGGTGGTCGACGGTAAACCTATTACGGTGTTCAGTGAACGCGATCCAGCCACTATCCCGTGGCGTCAGAGTGAAGTCGATATCGTCATTGAAGCAACCGGTTTTTTCACTGACCGTGACAAGGCAGCGGTGCATATCCGCAGCGGCGGCGCAAAGCGCGTGATTATCTCCGCCCCCGGTAAAAACGAAGATTTAACTATTGTGATGGGCGTTAACGACGGCCTTTACTCCCCGGATAAACACTACGTGGTCAGCAACGGTAGCTGCACCACCAACGGTCTGGCGCCTGCCGCGCAGGTTCTGCACCAACATTTTGGTATTAAGCATGGTCTGATGAACACCACCCACGCTTACACCAACAGCCAGGCGCTGCACGATCAGCCGGAAAAAGATCTTCGTGGCGCTCGCGCCGCGGCATTGTCGATTGTGCCTTACTCCAGCGGTGCGGCGAAGGCGCTTGGCAAAGTCATCCCTGAGCTGGATGGCCGCTTAACGGGTTATTCGCTGCGCGTACCGGTACCGGTAGTGTCGATTGTCGATCTGACCGTAACGCTTGAGCGCGATGTCACGGCAGAAGAGGTTAATCATGCGTTTCGTGAAGCCGCCGCGACGGGGCCATTGAAAGGGATCCTTGGCTATAGCGATGAACCGCTAGTCTCAAGCGACTATCAGGGCGATCCGCGTTCTTCCATTATCGACGGTCTGTCAACGTTGGTGATAGGTGGCAATATGGTCAAAATTCTGGCGTGGTACGACAATGAATGGGGATTCTCCAACCGCCTCGTTGACCTGGCGCTGTTGATGGCAAGGCGTGAAGGTTAA
- a CDS encoding helix-turn-helix domain-containing protein produces the protein MKKILIIVPDGGMLFESAGIADILMQANRLHPEGATHSCYQVQLATTQPHQVIHGQSGLNLLADHRLHEIDPREPLDTVIITGRGQNPQEGIAVVDWLRLAAPHARRIASVCGGAMLLAQTGLLDGRRATTHWKLLETMQAEFPQVRVEGGPLYIQDEHIWTSGGVSSGFDLTLALVEEDYGFSLARDIAQDFVMYLRRPGGQLQFSRYNLQQSSSLGPINDLQAWLLKNLTADLSVDKLAEKVAMSPRNFTRVFTRETGASPARYVAEARLAAARQRLEQTNDTLERIAEQTGFGSSINLRRLFEKQLHLTPGEYRQRFHCRKMA, from the coding sequence ATGAAGAAGATACTCATTATCGTCCCCGATGGCGGCATGCTGTTTGAATCCGCCGGCATTGCCGACATTCTGATGCAGGCCAACCGCCTGCATCCGGAAGGCGCGACCCATAGCTGTTACCAGGTTCAGTTAGCGACAACCCAGCCGCATCAGGTGATCCATGGTCAGTCCGGTTTAAATCTACTGGCAGATCATCGCCTGCATGAGATAGACCCTCGCGAACCTCTCGATACCGTCATTATCACTGGCAGAGGCCAAAACCCGCAGGAAGGCATTGCGGTGGTTGACTGGCTGCGCCTTGCCGCTCCCCATGCCCGCCGCATTGCATCGGTTTGCGGCGGCGCAATGCTGTTGGCGCAAACCGGGCTGCTGGACGGCAGACGAGCCACCACTCATTGGAAATTACTGGAAACCATGCAAGCAGAATTTCCTCAGGTGCGCGTCGAAGGCGGCCCGCTCTACATTCAGGACGAACACATCTGGACATCGGGTGGAGTCAGTTCGGGCTTTGACCTGACGCTCGCGCTGGTTGAAGAGGACTACGGCTTCAGTCTGGCGCGCGACATCGCCCAGGACTTTGTCATGTACCTGCGCCGCCCCGGCGGCCAGTTGCAGTTTAGCCGCTACAACCTTCAGCAGAGCAGTTCCCTGGGCCCCATTAACGATCTGCAGGCCTGGTTGCTCAAGAACCTCACCGCCGACCTTTCGGTGGATAAACTGGCGGAAAAAGTCGCCATGAGTCCACGTAACTTCACCCGCGTGTTTACCCGGGAAACCGGCGCTTCGCCAGCGCGCTACGTCGCCGAAGCCCGTCTGGCCGCGGCCCGGCAGCGTCTGGAGCAAACCAACGACACGCTGGAGCGGATTGCCGAACAAACGGGTTTTGGCAGCAGCATTAACCTGCGACGGCTGTTTGAAAAACAGCTTCACCTCACGCCCGGCGAGTATCGGCAGCGCTTTCATTGCCGCAAAATGGCGTAA